The Aspergillus oryzae RIB40 DNA, chromosome 5 genome segment tcttcgccTCAACACCAACGCCACATCGCGAAAGCTTGGAAGGCCATTGAGCCTCAGCGCCCCCACTTGGACCGTTGTTGACGGTCTAATAAAACAAGTCCTTGTTTGTGCCGCTGAATATATGTGCTGAGTACGCTTGGGTGTCCATTACTCTGTGTGCATAACTGCCCAACCTCAAGATGAGGACGTCTGAGCGGGACGCCCTCAATCGGCGCCGTTCCTCCACACTACACTATCAGACCTTCGAGACACCGCCACCGAAATCGCGTGGTCGACCAAATTCGGGTGAATCTAGATCCTCGGCAGCAGATCATCCCCACGATGAACCCAGCCATAATGAGTCAGAAGGACACTCCCCATTGCcaaagaagcagatggcTATCCTGGCAATGATCTCCCTCTGCGAACAGACAGCCTTCAATTCGATCAGTCCATACTTGCCTGAAATGGCTTCGAAGTTCCCtgaggtggaagagaatcTGGTTGGCGTATATGTTGGAACACTTGCTACCGCTTTCGCTATAGCACAGTTCACGACAAATTACTTTTGGGGCTGGTTGTCAGACAGAATCGGACGAAGGCCGGTCATTTTGCTGGGTACTATACTGACGGCAGTATGCTTTGTTGCGTTCGGCTTCTGTAAGACTCTGGCTCAGGCGATTGTCGTGCAAGCTTTGATGGGTGCCGTCAATGGCAATCAAGGCCTGGTATCTACTTGCCTGGGTGAAATCACTGACCGGAGTAACCAGTCAAAGGCTTTTGCCTACCTCCCTGTCCTCTATGGAATCGGGGGCATAACAGGTCCTTTAGTGGGCGGCTTGCTTGTCTTTCATCATAACCCGTGGGACAGCAGCAAGCCCAATCCGTATCCATACCTCGCACCCAATCTTATGGCTGCGGCGGTTCTAGTGCTGGACTTTGTCTTGTCGATATTTTTCTTGGAAGAAAGTCTTGAAGACCCCGAAAGTCTACCTAAACTGCAGCAGAGGGTCCgcgatttcttctcctggctGTGGCAGTTTACCAGTCTTGCGAAACGGGCGAGATATCtgcaaccaccacacccTATCCCGTATCGCCCTTTTCGCCAGGATTCTGGAGATACAGCGGACCATGACAGCGACCTTGACTCGGCTTCGGAGGCTTCCAGTTATCGTGACAATCATCGCGCAAGTTTGACATCAAGCGAACTGTTGAACCGGGACACCCTGTTGCTCCTCTTAACATATCTTGTTTTCTCCCTGTGCAACGTTGCCTACAATGCGCTCTTCCCGATCTTCTCGCAGGCTGCTCCTCCCACTGGGCGAGGTCTTACACCCTCAGAAATTGGTCTTGCGCAAGGATTTTCTGGTTTCGTAACGATCATCTTTCAGATCTGTATCTTTGGAAAGTTGAGAGATAAGATGGGAAATCGGTGGTCCTATCGCGCCGGTCTCTTTGGCTTTGTGGTTTCCTTTATCCTGATGCCCTTCATTGGCTACAAGGGTAACGACTCCGGAGGCCTGTCTGGTAAAACCGCGCTCTTAGCCGCTGAGCTATGCTTCGTGTTACTGGTAAAGACAATTGCCACTGTTGGCGGATTAACCAGCGCACTGCTACTAGTAAGTCTACCCCTTACATACCCCTGCCATCCAACAACCAGATAATAACAGATTCAACCATAGATCACCAACTCCGCGCCTGACCACGCAGTCTTGGGAGCCCTCAACGGCCTCGCCCAGACCCTATCAGCAGCTGGTCGAGCAGTGGGCCCGTTCGTGTCGGGCGGTCTATTCAGTCTGTCATCGCGAATCAAGCCCAAAGGAGAAGCCTTAGCGTTCGGCGTTTTTGCTGGCATTTCATTCGTTGGATTCCTCCTGAGTTTCGGCATTCAAGGCCGGTCCCTTGAAGCCGATGATTGGGAGAGTGATAGCGAACATTACAAATCTGACGACGAGGAACCAGACTCATAAGGGTCGGCTTTTTTTCGCCATTTAGATA includes the following:
- a CDS encoding MFS transporter (predicted protein); the encoded protein is MRTSERDALNRRRSSTLHYQTFETPPPKSRGRPNSGESRSSAADHPHDEPSHNESEGHSPLPKKQMAILAMISLCEQTAFNSISPYLPEMASKFPEVEENLVGVYVGTLATAFAIAQFTTNYFWGWLSDRIGRRPVILLGTILTAVCFVAFGFCKTLAQAIVVQALMGAVNGNQGLVSTCLGEITDRSNQSKAFAYLPVLYGIGGITGPLVGGLLVFHHNPWDSSKPNPYPYLAPNLMAAAVLVLDFVLSIFFLEESLEDPESLPKLQQRVRDFFSWLWQFTSLAKRARYLQPPHPIPYRPFRQDSGDTADHDSDLDSASEASSYRDNHRASLTSSELLNRDTLLLLLTYLVFSLCNVAYNALFPIFSQAAPPTGRGLTPSEIGLAQGFSGFVTIIFQICIFGKLRDKMGNRWSYRAGLFGFVVSFILMPFIGYKGNDSGGLSGKTALLAAELCFVLLVKTIATVGGLTSALLLITNSAPDHAVLGALNGLAQTLSAAGRAVGPFVSGGLFSLSSRIKPKGEALAFGVFAGISFVGFLLSFGIQGRSLEADDWESDSEHYKSDDEEPDS